One window from the genome of Sardina pilchardus chromosome 12, fSarPil1.1, whole genome shotgun sequence encodes:
- the LOC134097289 gene encoding protein ripply2-like: protein MEITMNSFLGQTGYNNESTTHEPTQERALFWRPWTQKELEQRSDSHGVYGKSLVELSDPKKPNSFVHPVKLFWPRSRCYDYLYQDAEALLRNYPFQATVCLYADSSDEEDSDEEVEKEMN, encoded by the exons ATGGAGATAACCATGAATTCTTTCCTTGGACAAACCGGATATAATAATGAAAGCACAACTCACGAACCAACACAGGAACGTGCTCTGTTTTGGAGACCGTGGACACAAAAAGAATTGGAACAAAGATCGGACTCTCATGGG GTGTACGGCAAATCCCTGGTTGAATTATCAGATCCAAAGAAGCCCAACAGCTTTGTACATCCTGTAAA GTTATTCTGGCCTCGATCACGCTGCTATGATTATCTGTATCAGGACGCCGAGGCGCTGCTCCGGAACTATCCCTTCCAGGCGACCGTCTGTCTTTACGCAGACTCCAGCGACGAGGAGGACAGTGACGAGGAAGTTGAGAAAGAAATGAACTAG
- the LOC134097291 gene encoding protein ripply2-like, translating into MEITMNSFLGQTGYNNESTTHEPTQERALFWRPWTQEELEQRSDSHGVYGKSLVEISDPKKPNSFVHPVKLFWPRSRCYDYLYQDAEALLRNYPVQATVCLYADSSDEEDSDEEVEKEMN; encoded by the exons ATGGAGATAACCATGAATTCTTTCCTTGGACAAACCGGATATAATAATGAAAGCACAACTCACGAACCAACACAGGAACGTGCTCTGTTTTGGAGACCGTGGACACAAGAAGAATTGGAACAAAGATCGGACTCTCATGGG GTGTACGGCAAATCCCTGGTTGAAATATCAGATCCAAAGAAGCCCAACAGCTTTGTACATCCTGTAAA GTTATTCTGGCCTCGATCACGCTGCTATGATTATCTGTATCAGGACGCCGAGGCGCTGCTCCGGAACTATCCCGTCCAGGCGACCGTCTGTCTTTACGCAGACTCCAGCGACGAGGAGGACAGTGACGAGGAAGTCGAGAAAGAAATGAACTAG
- the LOC134098514 gene encoding protein ripply2-like, with translation MEITMNSRLGHTGYNNESTTQEPTHERALFWRPWTPELEQRTYSHGFSGKSLVELSDSKKPNSFVHPVKLFWPRSRCYDYLYQDAEALLRNYPVQATVCLYADSSDEEDSDEEDEKEMN, from the exons ATGGAGATAACCATGAATTCTCGCCTTGGACACACCGGATATAATAATGAAAGCACAACTCAGGAACCAACACACGAACGTGCTCTGTTTTGGAGACCGTGGACACCAGAGTTGGAACAAAGAACCTACTCTCATGGG TTTTCCGGCAAATCCCTGGTTGAATTATCAGATTCGAAGAAGCCCAACAGCTTTGTACATCCTGTAAA ATTATTCTGGCCTCGATCGCGCTGCTATGATTATCTGTATCAGGACGCCGAGGCGCTGCTCCGGAACTATCCCGTCCAGGCGACCGTCTGTCTTTACGCAGACTCCAGCGACGAGGAGGACAGTGACGAGGAAGACGAGAAAGAAATGAACTAG